A genome region from Methanococcoides burtonii DSM 6242 includes the following:
- a CDS encoding ABC transporter substrate-binding protein produces the protein MNDHEGWNMSKITPIILFISILLLMSNVQAAAGNTVEYPITITDSSGASVTIKNEPERIVCLMPSITEIVFTVGAGDKVVGGTEDDNYPPEAENLTKVGRYTTINYETVAGLEPDLILLDEANGEDTIKRLEELNIQTLMINPKTMDEIIESILLVGTITNNEDNAQEIVDGMRQTISNITDSTKGITDEERPRVLYIVWDDPIYSAGKYTYPNDLITMAGGQNIIEANGWPTINLESVVSADPQIIICSGMGGLSYQIANNTRNNDALQTVSAIKNDRVYSIKDPNVIELSGPRIVEGLEVLHLYMGDDWEQKDYTSLNDVSQLQVDAAQGPDEGSYAQDGGNATAKTPGFGVLLAISMMVLGYMGIRRS, from the coding sequence ATGAATGATCATGAGGGATGGAATATGTCAAAGATAACTCCTATTATCCTGTTTATCTCAATCTTATTGCTGATGTCGAACGTGCAGGCAGCTGCAGGCAATACGGTGGAATATCCGATAACTATCACAGATTCTTCCGGCGCCAGCGTGACGATCAAAAATGAACCTGAAAGGATCGTATGCCTTATGCCAAGCATCACAGAGATCGTTTTCACTGTGGGTGCTGGTGACAAGGTAGTTGGCGGGACCGAGGATGACAACTATCCGCCGGAAGCTGAGAACCTGACAAAGGTTGGCAGGTACACCACGATCAACTATGAAACGGTCGCAGGTCTTGAGCCAGATCTCATCCTGCTCGATGAAGCTAATGGGGAAGATACTATCAAACGCCTTGAAGAGCTCAACATACAGACTTTAATGATCAATCCAAAAACAATGGACGAGATCATAGAAAGCATACTCCTTGTAGGGACGATCACGAACAATGAGGACAATGCACAGGAAATAGTAGATGGGATGAGACAAACTATCAGTAACATCACGGACAGTACCAAAGGAATAACTGATGAAGAGAGGCCAAGAGTATTGTACATAGTATGGGACGATCCTATCTATTCAGCCGGAAAATATACATACCCAAATGATCTGATCACCATGGCCGGAGGACAGAACATAATTGAAGCAAACGGGTGGCCTACCATCAACCTTGAAAGCGTCGTCAGTGCTGACCCGCAGATAATAATCTGTTCAGGAATGGGAGGATTGTCCTACCAGATCGCGAACAACACAAGGAACAACGATGCTCTTCAAACAGTATCTGCTATTAAGAACGACAGAGTATACTCTATAAAGGATCCGAACGTCATCGAACTGTCCGGTCCGAGAATAGTCGAGGGCCTGGAAGTACTCCACTTATATATGGGAGATGACTGGGAGCAGAAGGATTACACTAGTTTGAATGACGTAAGCCAGCTGCAAGTAGATGCAGCCCAAGGTCCTGATGAGGGGAGTTATGCGCAGGATGGTGGAAATGCAACTGCAAAGACACCTGGGTTCGGAGTATTGCTTGCCATCAGCATGATGGTCCTTGGATATATGGGAATCAGACGATCCTAA
- the ilvE gene encoding branched-chain-amino-acid transaminase: MSELLIYYNGEFVPKGKATVSIYDHGFLYGDGVFEGIRAYNGRVFKLDEHVDRLYDSAKAIALEVPLTKAEMTEAILETLRKNNLTDAYIRPIVTRGIGDLGLDPRKCPIPSIYIISQEWGAMYGDLYEVGLKAITVGIRRNAPDALSPNIKSLNYLNNILAKIEANAKGGDEAIFLDQNGFVSEGSGDNIFVIKNGKIYTPPTINNLKGITRATAIELLEERGYEVVVQNLGLFDMYTADEIFVTGTAAEAAPITLLDGRKIGDGSVGPITKAAVAAFEEVTGTIGTPIFE, from the coding sequence ATGAGCGAATTACTGATCTACTACAACGGCGAGTTTGTCCCTAAGGGCAAAGCAACAGTTTCCATTTATGACCACGGTTTCCTTTATGGAGACGGTGTTTTTGAAGGTATCAGGGCATACAACGGGCGTGTCTTCAAGCTCGATGAGCACGTTGACAGGCTCTATGATTCAGCAAAGGCAATTGCTCTTGAAGTTCCCCTCACAAAGGCTGAGATGACAGAGGCCATCCTTGAGACATTGAGGAAGAACAATCTCACTGATGCGTACATCCGCCCTATAGTTACACGTGGTATTGGTGACCTTGGTCTTGACCCACGCAAGTGCCCAATTCCAAGCATCTACATCATTTCACAGGAATGGGGTGCAATGTATGGCGACCTCTATGAAGTCGGACTTAAAGCTATCACAGTCGGTATCAGGCGTAATGCCCCTGATGCACTGTCCCCTAACATCAAATCATTGAACTATTTGAACAACATCCTTGCCAAGATCGAAGCAAATGCAAAGGGTGGGGATGAGGCTATCTTCCTTGACCAGAACGGTTTCGTTTCCGAAGGTTCCGGTGACAACATCTTTGTTATCAAGAACGGCAAGATCTACACCCCTCCGACCATCAACAATCTGAAAGGTATCACAAGGGCAACTGCAATCGAACTTCTTGAAGAGCGCGGATATGAGGTAGTTGTTCAGAACCTCGGTCTCTTCGATATGTACACTGCAGACGAGATCTTCGTTACAGGTACAGCAGCAGAGGCGGCACCTATCACATTGCTTGACGGTCGCAAGATCGGTGATGGTTCAGTCGGTCCTATCACAAAAGCTGCAGTTGCTGCGTTCGAGGAAGTTACTGGCACCATCGGTACACCTATCTTTGAGTGA
- a CDS encoding FecCD family ABC transporter permease, which produces MDNMPKYSGSVRSLIIALAVILLIVVVSNTAIGTTNISPVLTAKIIYMGLLEWVQGTILWTLSLLGIPFDGSALFNSISPDRTWTDGQEMIIMGIRLPRVLLAALVGAALATAGCSMQGLLKNPLADPYIIGMSSGAALGAAIGFTLLLPVQLISFIFATITIFVVYNISKVGGKVPVDTLLLAGIAISFFLSALTSFFLFFSESLHQIIYWMMGGFWNASWDKVKITMLVVFTGILFSYRHSWILNVMLLGEEQAQSLGVNIESVKKQILVISALITAAAVSVSGIIGFVGLIIPHIMRNLIGPDHRGLLPASTLMGAIFLVISDTFARTFPSMVQAVLESSDIMLFQVILERVGSLQGVDLPVGIVTALFGAPFFVYLLRKRRKSLYA; this is translated from the coding sequence ATGGATAACATGCCAAAGTATAGTGGTTCCGTAAGAAGCTTAATTATTGCACTGGCAGTGATCCTGCTGATCGTAGTTGTCAGCAACACTGCAATTGGGACTACCAATATTTCACCGGTACTGACCGCTAAGATCATTTATATGGGCCTGCTTGAATGGGTTCAGGGGACAATATTATGGACCTTATCCCTGCTAGGCATCCCTTTTGATGGTTCAGCATTGTTCAACAGCATCTCTCCTGATCGTACATGGACCGACGGTCAGGAAATGATCATTATGGGAATTCGCCTCCCGCGTGTGCTTCTCGCTGCACTCGTGGGAGCTGCACTTGCCACAGCAGGTTGTTCCATGCAGGGTCTTCTGAAGAACCCACTGGCAGATCCTTACATCATAGGAATGTCCTCTGGTGCAGCCCTTGGTGCAGCTATTGGTTTTACACTACTGTTACCGGTACAGCTCATATCTTTTATCTTTGCCACAATTACTATCTTCGTCGTGTATAACATATCTAAGGTTGGCGGGAAGGTTCCTGTCGATACCCTTCTTCTTGCAGGTATAGCTATCAGTTTTTTCTTATCGGCACTTACATCTTTTTTCCTCTTCTTTTCGGAGTCGCTTCATCAGATAATTTACTGGATGATGGGGGGATTCTGGAATGCGAGCTGGGATAAGGTAAAGATCACAATGCTCGTAGTATTTACAGGTATATTATTTTCATATCGGCACTCCTGGATCCTGAATGTGATGTTGCTGGGAGAAGAGCAGGCACAATCCCTGGGTGTAAATATTGAAAGTGTGAAAAAGCAAATACTGGTGATATCTGCATTGATTACAGCTGCTGCAGTATCCGTTAGTGGGATCATAGGATTTGTAGGTCTCATCATTCCTCACATAATGCGCAACCTCATAGGGCCGGACCATAGAGGTCTCCTGCCTGCCTCTACATTAATGGGTGCGATCTTTTTGGTTATCTCTGATACGTTTGCAAGGACATTTCCCTCCATGGTGCAGGCGGTATTGGAGTCAAGCGACATTATGTTGTTCCAGGTAATACTCGAAAGGGTCGGGTCCCTGCAAGGGGTGGATCTTCCAGTAGGCATAGTTACCGCTCTTTTTGGTGCTCCTTTCTTTGTATATCTTCTAAGAAAAAGGAGGAAAAGCCTCTATGCTTGA
- a CDS encoding heme ABC transporter ATP-binding protein, with translation MLEVNGVIVRYGSRQILNQVDLRAEKGTFVGIIGPNGSGKTTLVKTINNIIKPNSGSITIDGRSLDTMGSVEIAKNIAMVSQVISINFEFTVEDVVLMGRTPYIKGAETHEDMEIVQDAMKKTKILHLKDRFVTQLSGGELQKVIIARALAQDPKILILDEPTSHLDITNQIDILNLVKEASRKGMLVIAVIHDLNLAAYYCDKICLIRDGDLISSGIPEEVLTPSNIKTAYNIDVEVINNQITNSLYVIPRLEPLSKQEPVVISELI, from the coding sequence ATGCTTGAAGTAAATGGTGTAATTGTAAGATATGGGAGCCGGCAGATACTCAATCAGGTGGACCTTCGTGCAGAAAAAGGAACATTTGTAGGGATCATTGGCCCGAACGGCTCAGGAAAGACTACACTGGTAAAGACTATCAACAATATCATAAAACCAAATTCCGGAAGCATAACTATCGATGGAAGAAGTCTTGATACGATGGGCAGTGTCGAGATCGCAAAGAACATAGCCATGGTCTCGCAGGTAATATCCATTAACTTCGAGTTTACCGTAGAAGACGTTGTCTTGATGGGTCGAACCCCATACATCAAAGGTGCTGAGACGCATGAGGATATGGAAATTGTTCAGGATGCGATGAAAAAGACAAAAATACTTCATCTAAAGGATAGATTCGTTACACAATTAAGTGGTGGAGAATTGCAAAAAGTGATCATTGCCCGTGCGCTTGCTCAGGATCCAAAGATACTGATCCTGGATGAACCAACCTCCCACCTGGACATCACCAATCAGATAGACATACTTAATCTCGTAAAAGAGGCTTCCAGAAAAGGAATGCTTGTCATAGCGGTTATCCATGACCTGAACCTTGCAGCATATTATTGTGACAAGATCTGCCTTATCCGGGATGGAGACTTAATATCCAGTGGTATTCCCGAGGAAGTTCTGACCCCATCCAACATAAAGACCGCATATAACATTGATGTGGAGGTTATCAACAACCAGATCACGAACTCTCTTTATGTTATACCCCGTCTGGAACCATTGAGCAAACAAGAACCTGTTGTTATTTCAGAGTTGATCTGA